The Paenibacillus macerans genome includes a window with the following:
- a CDS encoding HNH endonuclease, producing MKNVKHTKIGYHDATILAGRIISEFYGDSATDYDYMNDFIEDNFDEIIVKFVNPQKFTVLHMLIKYFDDLIYGDGIREILKNVDWDDYEMFLEYMSNMISNTGIDIGIRFPDFKIIDEAEVLDECDEFNYVDYYINTLEVKRIEAQPLLINSTFHVLMINKIFLRDLNEFFATYIQKHIDRVPLEYLDKDRKLLRTSYWNSWLKRGIFFRDKGVCTLCRKDLTGSYNLGINFEIDHIVPLSKYGNNDPSNLQILCNECNLLKLNRSSETSQYDIPLWNMVNE from the coding sequence ATGAAGAATGTAAAACATACAAAGATTGGTTATCATGATGCTACAATACTGGCTGGACGTATCATTAGTGAATTTTATGGAGATAGCGCCACAGATTATGATTATATGAATGATTTTATTGAGGATAACTTCGATGAAATAATAGTAAAGTTTGTTAATCCTCAAAAATTTACTGTTCTTCATATGCTTATAAAATATTTTGATGATTTAATCTATGGTGACGGCATCAGAGAGATTTTGAAGAATGTGGATTGGGATGATTATGAAATGTTCCTTGAATATATGAGTAATATGATTTCAAATACAGGAATTGACATAGGAATTAGGTTTCCTGATTTTAAAATTATAGATGAAGCAGAAGTATTAGATGAATGTGATGAGTTCAATTATGTCGATTATTACATAAATACTTTAGAAGTTAAACGCATTGAGGCTCAACCATTACTTATTAATTCGACTTTTCATGTTTTAATGATTAATAAGATATTTTTACGTGATTTAAATGAATTTTTCGCAACATACATACAGAAGCACATTGATAGGGTACCGCTTGAATACTTAGATAAAGATAGAAAACTATTAAGAACTTCGTATTGGAATTCCTGGTTGAAGAGGGGGATTTTCTTCAGAGATAAAGGAGTATGTACGCTGTGTAGAAAGGACCTAACAGGTAGTTATAATCTAGGGATTAATTTTGAGATAGATCATATAGTCCCGTTATCTAAATATGGGAACAATGATCCTTCTAACTTACAAATACTCTGTAACGAATGTAATTTATTAAAATTAAACCGTAGCAGTGAAACTTCACAATATGACATACCATTATGGAATATGGTAAATGAATAA
- a CDS encoding response regulator transcription factor, which produces MNRNEPMKICIIDDIPAVVRGLSTRIPWEEHGLTVAATAANGLEGLECLRRERPDIVLTDIRMPLMDGLEMMRTIVPELPEVKVIFFTAYTDFAYAQDAVKLGAFDFIVKPFTPANVLDVVLKAKEALERERSKTEYMQGMERKLRESLPYLRQEFMRLLIRYGTRQQSQSRQWDFYGITMEPSGFWVMVAEMDGFSQRTADLPVNEVELIRFAVQNILEETVTSYTRGIVFRENINQFVIVANPAASLDAGQLAEKCRENVGKHTDYTVSIGLGGEVQETAQLSAAYAQALAALANTFLSGGNSVYLYGEGDARGAAWPQYSYDKEKELLFCLRSANVDKAEEQLHSIWDEWISASKHPNPALLQTLCLELAHSMHRVFAEKGSAEEIQELESQLAEMNKAATFEALCGLIRDFCRQGCAQLRKRQVSESRRLVERGVTYIQNHLQQNLSVADCAKAVHLSPSYFSNLFKKEMGVTLAQYITHCRMEKAKELVLEGMQVQDIAGSLGYEDRPYFTELFKKHTGMTPTEFRMKYAACAETEKSGFISLE; this is translated from the coding sequence ATGAATCGAAACGAACCGATGAAAATCTGCATTATTGACGATATTCCGGCGGTCGTGCGCGGACTGTCCACACGGATTCCCTGGGAGGAGCACGGCCTGACGGTTGCTGCAACGGCCGCCAATGGCTTAGAGGGGCTGGAGTGCCTGCGCCGGGAGCGTCCCGACATCGTGCTGACGGATATCCGCATGCCGCTGATGGACGGGCTGGAGATGATGCGGACGATTGTGCCGGAGCTGCCGGAGGTCAAAGTGATCTTTTTTACCGCGTATACCGATTTTGCCTATGCCCAGGATGCTGTCAAGTTGGGCGCGTTCGATTTTATCGTCAAGCCCTTTACCCCCGCGAACGTGCTGGATGTGGTGCTGAAAGCGAAGGAAGCGCTGGAGCGGGAGCGGAGCAAAACCGAGTATATGCAGGGCATGGAGCGGAAGTTAAGGGAAAGTTTGCCGTATCTGCGCCAGGAGTTTATGCGTTTGCTCATCCGTTACGGCACCCGGCAGCAGAGCCAAAGCCGGCAGTGGGATTTTTACGGGATCACGATGGAGCCAAGCGGTTTTTGGGTGATGGTGGCGGAAATGGACGGGTTTTCACAGCGGACGGCGGATTTGCCGGTGAACGAGGTGGAGCTGATCCGGTTTGCCGTGCAGAATATTTTGGAGGAGACCGTCACTTCCTATACCAGGGGCATTGTGTTCCGCGAAAATATCAACCAATTCGTTATCGTCGCCAATCCGGCGGCCTCCCTGGATGCCGGGCAGCTGGCGGAGAAATGCCGCGAAAATGTCGGCAAACATACCGATTACACCGTGTCGATCGGCTTGGGCGGCGAAGTGCAGGAGACGGCGCAGTTGTCCGCTGCGTACGCGCAAGCGCTGGCTGCGTTGGCCAACACTTTTTTGTCCGGCGGCAACAGTGTGTATCTGTACGGGGAAGGCGATGCCCGGGGCGCGGCCTGGCCGCAGTATTCCTATGACAAGGAGAAGGAGCTGTTGTTCTGCTTGCGTTCCGCGAATGTGGACAAGGCGGAGGAGCAGCTCCACAGCATCTGGGACGAATGGATTTCGGCCAGCAAGCATCCGAACCCTGCGCTTTTACAAACGTTATGCCTGGAGCTGGCGCATTCGATGCACCGGGTGTTTGCCGAAAAAGGTTCGGCCGAGGAGATTCAGGAGCTGGAGAGCCAGCTGGCGGAGATGAACAAGGCGGCCACGTTTGAAGCGCTGTGCGGCTTGATCCGGGATTTCTGCCGGCAGGGCTGCGCCCAATTGCGGAAGCGGCAGGTGAGCGAATCGCGGCGGCTGGTCGAGCGGGGCGTAACCTATATTCAGAACCATCTGCAGCAAAATTTGTCCGTGGCGGACTGCGCCAAAGCGGTGCATTTGAGCCCGAGCTATTTTTCCAACTTGTTCAAAAAAGAAATGGGCGTCACCTTGGCTCAGTATATTACCCATTGCCGGATGGAGAAAGCGAAGGAACTGGTGCTGGAGGGGATGCAGGTGCAGGATATCGCCGGCTCGCTGGGCTATGAGGATCGTCCGTATTTTACCGAATTGTTCAAAAAGCATACCGGGATGACGCCGACGGAGTTTCGGATGAAATATGCGGCGTGCGCCGAAACGGAAAAAAGTGGTTTTATCTCCCTTGAATAG
- a CDS encoding helix-turn-helix domain-containing protein, whose amino-acid sequence MYKRIRDLREDRDLTQQQLADFLNISQATYSRYESGNLDVPSSVLIMLSEFYDVSIDYILGQTNNSKRHNGK is encoded by the coding sequence ATGTACAAAAGAATACGCGATTTGCGTGAAGACAGGGATTTGACGCAACAACAATTGGCAGATTTTCTGAACATCTCTCAAGCAACTTATTCCCGATACGAAAGCGGGAACTTGGATGTGCCAAGCTCTGTGTTGATTATGTTGTCCGAATTTTACGACGTAAGTATTGACTATATTCTGGGTCAGACGAATAACTCCAAACGTCACAATGGAAAATAA
- a CDS encoding DUF6809 family protein: protein MKSILEELYKGNLNPESRTVPTDPEYRSLNGEISDLMLEVKQRFSENDFRALEEILDLNGDTSSMLTSTAFVQGFRMGALMMVEVFCGEGKGFGK, encoded by the coding sequence ATGAAAAGTATTTTGGAGGAACTTTACAAAGGAAACCTTAACCCTGAATCGCGAACGGTCCCCACAGATCCCGAATATCGTTCGCTCAATGGAGAAATTTCTGATTTGATGTTGGAAGTCAAACAAAGATTTTCGGAGAACGACTTCAGAGCCCTTGAGGAAATCTTGGACTTGAACGGTGATACTAGTTCCATGCTCACAAGCACCGCTTTTGTCCAGGGATTTAGGATGGGGGCTTTGATGATGGTGGAGGTGTTTTGTGGGGAGGGGAAGGGTTTTGGGAAGTGA
- a CDS encoding ABC transporter substrate-binding protein, which yields MRRKKWFVSGLALLMAGALAACSAGGEKEDPAANAGAEGSKTKLTYWTIDRHDTDFIEQKIKEYEEQNPDIDIEMKVMADNYVQSVEIAFASNQAPDILRVDTGNVPTWVKRGYLESFDEYISPEMKENFKNVLIEEKNMVGGKIYTLPNIGQFWRLIYNVDLFEKAGIDGPPATLAEMVEDAKKITEAGKDIGAYGFAGNFKSASGFERIAYPIVSLSTNTGNEGFNFQTGQFDFTVYKEVLQALHQIKADGSMLPGSESLDIDPLRAQFAQGKIGMYFNHSVEPSVYKTQFPTEIRWAAAMPPTLDGKQNGADQVIAGSYLAMSKNSEHKEEAWKFIEWMYSDDVQVAYQEGGYGVSVIPSVAAKAKAPDIAGIENFLPTSLDGIYPATPLVATEGRVEGAKKVDVFNKFIFDGQDLDKVLNDLNTRYNAALDKAKAAGDTTIEADPNFNAANLQGSLVEK from the coding sequence ATGAGACGTAAAAAGTGGTTCGTATCCGGACTGGCCTTGCTGATGGCGGGAGCCTTGGCGGCCTGTTCAGCGGGGGGCGAGAAGGAGGATCCAGCCGCGAACGCTGGGGCCGAAGGAAGCAAGACGAAGCTCACGTATTGGACGATCGACCGTCACGACACCGATTTTATCGAGCAAAAAATCAAAGAATACGAGGAGCAAAATCCCGACATCGACATTGAAATGAAGGTCATGGCGGATAACTACGTGCAGTCCGTGGAAATCGCTTTTGCCAGCAACCAGGCGCCGGACATTTTGCGGGTGGACACGGGGAATGTGCCGACTTGGGTGAAGCGCGGCTACCTGGAATCGTTCGATGAGTACATCTCGCCGGAAATGAAGGAGAACTTCAAAAACGTCCTGATCGAAGAGAAAAACATGGTTGGCGGAAAAATCTACACGCTGCCGAATATCGGCCAATTCTGGAGGCTGATCTACAACGTCGATCTGTTTGAAAAAGCGGGGATCGATGGGCCGCCGGCGACGCTCGCGGAAATGGTCGAGGACGCCAAAAAGATCACGGAAGCGGGCAAGGACATCGGCGCTTACGGGTTTGCCGGCAACTTCAAAAGCGCCAGCGGCTTTGAGCGGATCGCTTATCCGATCGTGTCGCTGAGCACGAACACGGGCAACGAAGGCTTCAACTTCCAAACCGGCCAGTTCGATTTTACCGTGTATAAAGAAGTGCTGCAGGCCCTGCATCAAATCAAAGCGGACGGCAGCATGCTGCCCGGCTCCGAATCGCTCGACATCGACCCGCTGCGCGCCCAGTTCGCGCAAGGCAAGATCGGCATGTACTTCAACCATTCGGTTGAGCCAAGCGTGTACAAGACGCAATTCCCGACGGAAATCCGCTGGGCCGCGGCGATGCCGCCAACGCTCGACGGTAAGCAAAACGGGGCCGATCAAGTCATCGCCGGCAGCTATTTGGCCATGAGCAAAAATTCCGAGCATAAAGAAGAAGCCTGGAAATTTATCGAATGGATGTACAGCGACGACGTGCAGGTCGCTTACCAGGAAGGCGGCTACGGCGTCTCCGTCATCCCGTCCGTGGCGGCCAAAGCCAAAGCCCCGGACATCGCCGGCATCGAAAACTTCCTGCCGACCTCGCTGGACGGCATCTACCCCGCCACCCCGCTGGTCGCCACCGAAGGCCGCGTCGAAGGCGCCAAGAAGGTCGATGTCTTCAACAAATTCATCTTCGACGGCCAGGACCTGGACAAAGTATTGAACGATTTGAACACCCGCTACAATGCCGCGCTTGACAAGGCTAAAGCAGCGGGGGATACAACGATTGAAGCTGATCCGAACTTCAATGCGGCGAATTTGCAGGGGTCGTTGGTGGAGAAGTAG
- a CDS encoding helix-turn-helix domain-containing protein, giving the protein MYKRIRDLREDRDLTQQQLADYLNISQATYSRYESGNLDVPSSVLIKLSEFYNVSIDYILGQTNISKRPNGK; this is encoded by the coding sequence ATGTACAAAAGAATACGCGATTTGCGTGAAGACCGGGATTTGACGCAACAACAATTGGCAGATTATCTGAACATCTCTCAAGCAACTTATTCCCGATACGAAAGCGGGAACTTGGATGTGCCAAGTTCTGTGTTGATTAAGTTATCCGAATTTTACAACGTAAGTATTGACTATATTCTAGGTCAGACGAATATCTCCAAACGTCCTAATGGAAAATAA
- a CDS encoding sensor histidine kinase, whose amino-acid sequence MKSWIYRTSLQKRIWISFAVLTVLCIAVTGLCSYLIAARAMERNSVELNRSVLNQSVNVLDQKLKQIVVASSTMTLSETYKQTIRDIQADNRSRYFANFSLLQGPFSQAELTENSIDSILITTPGGDFYSSGKIRKSGVPFTSTAIYQRIKEHPDTRWIESHEDELFAGKHRVVTLVLQPLTESNVPDVFLIVNVDEKMLGQVVREGLNPGAAHFLLINTAGASVLGDQGRPEWTRSPQFIDQLRENKAGNFEYKSSEGTMLVSYASSAFATDWILVSYLSKTDLLGPVLQIKWLVPAIMACCILMALLLARYLSRLLLSPLLKLQRTMKRVEQEDLRARFVSPFQDEIGEAGRKFNQMLDRIGQLITEVKETEKEKRKAEIKALQAQIDPHFLYNTLNTIFWKCEMNEYEDVKEMVLSLSALFKLGLNQGQEITTLGRELEHVRQYLNLQQQCYEGLFQYAIHAPPELLNLPVLKIIIQPLVENSILHGLQDKRDSGMIRIAAEARGGSLIITVTDNGVGFDAEQMNEKLQLPAGGKGYALFNICNRLNLYYGKEAGLRFASRPEETVAVITIPMESGLSHESKRTDENLHY is encoded by the coding sequence TTGAAATCCTGGATCTACCGAACTTCGCTGCAAAAAAGGATATGGATCTCTTTTGCCGTGCTGACGGTGCTTTGTATCGCGGTGACGGGCCTGTGTTCCTATTTGATCGCGGCCCGCGCGATGGAGCGCAATTCCGTGGAGCTGAACCGCAGCGTGCTCAACCAGTCCGTCAACGTGCTGGACCAGAAGCTGAAGCAGATCGTCGTGGCTTCGTCCACGATGACCCTAAGCGAAACTTACAAACAAACGATTCGCGATATTCAGGCTGACAACCGCAGCCGGTATTTCGCGAATTTTTCGCTGCTTCAAGGCCCTTTTTCGCAAGCCGAGCTGACGGAAAACTCGATCGATTCGATCCTGATCACTACGCCCGGCGGCGACTTCTATTCCAGCGGCAAAATCCGCAAATCTGGCGTGCCGTTTACCTCCACCGCCATTTACCAGCGGATCAAAGAGCATCCCGATACCCGGTGGATCGAGAGCCACGAGGATGAGTTGTTTGCCGGAAAACACCGGGTCGTCACTTTGGTTTTGCAACCGCTAACAGAAAGTAATGTTCCGGACGTGTTCTTGATCGTCAATGTCGATGAGAAGATGCTGGGCCAGGTGGTACGTGAAGGGCTGAATCCCGGCGCGGCGCATTTTTTGCTGATCAACACCGCCGGGGCCAGTGTGCTGGGGGATCAGGGACGGCCGGAATGGACGCGCTCGCCGCAATTTATCGATCAACTACGGGAAAATAAGGCCGGGAACTTCGAATATAAAAGTTCGGAAGGCACGATGCTGGTCAGTTACGCTTCCTCCGCGTTTGCCACGGACTGGATTTTGGTCAGCTATTTGTCCAAAACGGATCTGCTTGGCCCCGTGCTCCAGATCAAGTGGCTGGTGCCGGCGATCATGGCCTGCTGCATCTTGATGGCGCTGCTGCTGGCCCGGTACTTGTCGAGACTGCTGCTATCCCCGCTGCTGAAGCTGCAAAGAACGATGAAACGGGTCGAGCAGGAGGATTTGCGGGCGCGCTTCGTAAGTCCGTTCCAGGATGAGATCGGCGAGGCCGGACGGAAGTTCAATCAGATGCTCGACCGTATCGGGCAGCTCATCACCGAAGTGAAGGAGACGGAGAAAGAGAAGCGGAAGGCGGAAATTAAAGCGCTGCAGGCGCAAATCGACCCGCATTTTTTATATAACACGTTAAATACGATTTTCTGGAAATGCGAGATGAACGAATATGAGGATGTCAAAGAGATGGTGCTTTCGTTATCCGCGTTGTTCAAGTTGGGGCTGAACCAGGGACAGGAAATCACGACCTTGGGCCGGGAGCTGGAGCATGTTCGCCAATATTTGAACCTGCAGCAGCAATGTTACGAGGGATTGTTCCAATACGCCATCCATGCGCCGCCCGAACTGCTAAACTTACCCGTGTTAAAAATCATCATTCAGCCGCTCGTCGAGAACTCCATCCTGCACGGTTTGCAGGACAAACGGGATTCCGGCATGATCCGGATCGCGGCGGAGGCGAGGGGCGGCAGCTTAATCATTACGGTAACGGATAACGGGGTTGGATTTGATGCCGAGCAAATGAACGAGAAACTGCAGCTCCCCGCGGGCGGCAAAGGGTATGCGTTATTCAATATTTGCAATCGGTTAAATCTGTACTACGGCAAGGAGGCCGGGCTGCGCTTTGCCAGCCGCCCCGAGGAAACGGTGGCCGTCATTACCATTCCAATGGAAAGCGGGTTAAGCCATGAATCGAAACGAACCGATGAAAATCTGCATTATTGA